A genomic stretch from Larimichthys crocea isolate SSNF chromosome XXII, L_crocea_2.0, whole genome shotgun sequence includes:
- the pwwp2a gene encoding PWWP domain-containing protein 2A, with translation MAAVAAEPGAAAVTTTTITAATDDEGPPQPGSVGPGLPAAVQESDEPTPAAELVVPRVEDGGDGEERRHVRPELEPAAGKALSDNGVTDELINNFPVDRVSMDRFSPGVPGDPEGGGNVYRSILADPQPSAVFLHSFPAPPPVTEAGLSLAEPAEPTTNVTTDRNETAGRDRGYTALVQPELRPGPADDAMLDGTAQLLSVPDGLDPDTVYGKNSAGTEEMPSHGLRDSSPPCRSPKRRLITDTVKQEKPAAEDSSRPEPGPEPCVGAPPLASVQDLSPGSEVRVSLDHVIDDALVVSFRLGEKVFSGVLMDVSKRFGPYGIPITVFPRRDDRSRPQVPVQSQPIASDDTSSKQEDVAASSASSPPPLPHPWTSKPPPLFQEGAPYPPPLFIRDTYNQALPQPLPRKIKRPKRRYRCEEPTSIMNAIKLRPRQVLCDKCKGVVASGGHREARRGPVDLRGEEASRRRRAPEGPISSEVKRLRNDDKGGRAAVDRRSSSGIRVSSSSSSSSRRVLRGVASSSSSSPSSSSRMCLKLNSKKVLAKGSAVDRSKARQVLKKLARSSQPPQPSHRRPKDQNQNQNQGQNQNQVRTKAVTRAAALQNHNQKVHFTRRQHLSGTTVSSSSHAPLPPRMRLKPQRYRTDDSQVPCSSSSSSPSSSSPPKQSTLLSPPKPVLSPDLTPTPSTAPPPSSNTAPPPTPHSCVASVAVEVQEVSPPEEEEEEEEEEGVEQGVEQGEGGDDVVEPPPCCSSLDSSHSECSSTETFDLPPHGEPPSSSLPAPTPPPSSSSSLLGPRCPSSSSPATLPPRTDGEEMQAGGEEEEEDGGELKRRRKSSTSSSSSSSSSSSSVFSKLVSKCLLPDGRTVCVGDIVWAKIYGFPWWPARVLGITVSRRGDTGLAVRQEARVSWFGSPTTSFLPLTQLSPFLESFQSRFDRKRKGPYRRAIAEAASAAKQLTPEVRALLTQFET, from the exons ATGGCGGCCGTGGCTGCAGAGCCAGGAGCTGCGGCggttacaacaacaacaataaccgCGGCTACGGACGACGAGGGCCCGCCACAACCGGGCTCGGTCGGCCCGGGACTCCCAGCAGCCGTGCAGGAAAGCGACGAGCCAACTCCGGCGGCGGAGTTGGTCGTCCCCCGGGTAGAGGATGGTGGAGATGGGGAGGAGCGCCGCCATGTCAGGCCGGAGCTGGAGCCCGCGGCGGGAAAAGCGCTGTCTGATAACGGCGTCACCGATGAACTGATCAATAACTTCCCGGTGGATCGGGTCAGCATGGACCGGTTCTCTCCCGGAGTACCGGGGGATCCAGAGGGCGGCGGGAACGTGTACCGCAGCATCCTGGCGGACCCGCAGCCCTCCGCCGTCTTCCTGCACTCCTTCCCGGCCCCCCCGCCCGTTACCGAGGCCGGGCTGTCTTTGGCGGAACCGGCGGAACCGACCACCAACGTGACGACGGACCGAAACGAGACCGCGGGTCGAGACAGAGGCTACACGGCTCTGGTCCAACCCGAGCTGAGGCCCGGTCCTGCGGACGACGCCATGTTGGACGGTACCGCGCAACTGCTGTCGGTCCCGGACGGCCTGGATCCGGACACGGTATACGGTAAAAACTCAGCTGGGACCGAGGAGATGCCGAGCCACGGCCTGCGGGACTCCTCCCCGCCTTGCCGGTCCCCGAAGAGGAGGCTGATAACGGACACCGTGAAGCAGGAAAAACCCGCTGCTGAAGACTCTTCACGGCCGGAGCCCGGACCCGAACCCTGTGTCGGTGCTCCGCCGCTCGCCTCTGTGCAGGATCTGAGTCCCGGGTCCGAGGTTCGGGTCTCCTTGGACCACGTCATCGATGACGCGCTGGTGGTGTCTTTCCGGCTCGGTGAGAAGGTGTTCTCCGGGGTGCTGATGGACGTTTCCAAAAG gttcGGACCGTACGGTATTCCCATCACGGTGTTTCCCAGACGAGACGACCGGAGTCGACCTCAGGTGCCTGTGCAGTCACAGCCGATTGCCAGCGACGACACGTCCTCCAAACAGGAAGATGTCGCCGCCAGTTCTGCGTCATcgccccctccccttcctcacCCCTGGACCTCAAAACCGCCACCGCTGTTCCAGGAGGGAGCACCATACCCCCCTCCTCTATTTATCAGGGACACCTACAACCAGGCCTTACCTCAGCCACTGCCACGCAAGATCAAACGGCCAAAGCGGCGCTACCGCTGCGAGGAGCCAACGTCCATCATGAACGCCATCAAGCTCCGCCCCCGCCAGGTGCTCTGTGACAAGTGCAAAGGTGTGGTGGCGTCGGGCGGGCACAGGGAGGCCCGGCGGGGTCCGGTGGATCTGAGGGGTGAGGAGGCGTCCCGGCGGCGGCGAGCACCTGAAGGGCCGATCTCCTCTGAGGTCAAGCGGCTGAGAAACGACGACAAGGGAGGACGTGCTGCGGTAGACAGACGCTCATCATCGGGCATACGtgtgtcatcttcatcatcatcttcctctcGCCGTGTCTTGAGGGGCGtggcttcatcttcatcctcatccCCATCCTCGTCCAGCCGCATGTGTCTGAAGCTCAACTCTAAGAAGGTTCTGGCCAAAGGTTCTGCCGTCGATCGCTCCAAAGCACGGCAAGTTCTCAAGAAGCTAGCGAGAAGTTCTCAGCCGCCACAGCCGTCACACCGCCGACCaaaagaccagaaccagaatcaAAACCagggtcagaaccagaaccaggtccGCACCAAGGCTGTGACCCGAGCTGCTGCGCTGCAGAACCACAACCAGAAAGTCCACTTCACTCGCCGCCAGCACCTCAGCGGCACAACCGTCAGCTCGAGCTCCCACGCGCCGCTTCCACCGAGAATGCGCCTCAAACCCCAAAGGTATCGTACCGACGACAGCCAGGtgccctgctcctcctcctcctcctccccttcttcctcctccccgcCAAAACAGAGCACTCTTTTGTCTCCTCCCAAACCTGTGTTAAGCCCCGACCTCACACCCACACCTAGCACAGCGCCGCCCCCTTCCTCAAACacagctcctcctccaacacCCCACTCCTGTGTAGCCAGCGTTGCTGTGGAGGTGCAGGAGGTCAGCccacctgaggaggaggaggaggaggaggaggaggagggggtggaacAGGGGGTGGAACAGGGAGAGGGTGGAGATGATGTTGTAGAGCCTCctccctgctgctcctccctgGACTCCTCTCACTCAGAGTGCAGCTCCACAGAGACCTTTGACCTCCCCCCTCATGGAGAACcgccttcctcctcccttcctgccCCCACTCcccctccgtcctcctcctcctccttgttaGGGCCTCGGTgtccctcctcatcctcccccgCCACACTTCCCCCCAGAACCGATGGCGAGGAGATGCAGGCcggaggcgaggaggaggaggaggatggaggtgaaCTGAAGAGGCGTCGTAAGTcttccacatcctcctcctcctcctcgtcttcgtcgtcctcctctgtcttctccaAGTTGGTGTCCAAGTGTTTGCTCCCCGACGGTCGGACAGTGTGCGTGGGCGACATTGTCTGGGCGAAGATCTATGGCTTCCCCTGGTGGCCGGCACGCGTGCTCGGCATCACAGTGTCGCGGCGTGGCGACACGGGGCTGGCAGTGCGGCAGGAGGCACGCGTCTCCTGGTTTGGCTCTCCCACCACCTCCTTCCTGCCGCTCACGCAGCTGTCGCCCTTCCTGGAGAGCTTTCAGTCCCGCtttgacaggaagaggaaagggCCGTACCGCCGCGCCATCGCCGAGGCCGCCAGTGCCGCCAAACAGCTCACACCTGAAGTCCGGGCGCTGCTCACACAGTTCGAAACGTAG
- the oatx gene encoding solute carrier family 22 member 6, with protein MGFGDLLEEVGGFGRYQWLHVTLISLPGLFMASQNLLNNFVSGIPAHHCRLPANYSLNNLSHYQMDEQQLLKAFIPPDSSGKLDRCRRYVEPQWQLLNTNNSVNISQLQTEECLDGWTFDRSEFLASTVSEWDLVCSLRPLKQMIQTIYMGGVLMGAIIYGGLSDRFGRRAVLIWSYMQVAVLGCSSALSPSYTVYCIFRFLCGMAVSGVILNGFSLKVEWIPTKERTIVGTLTSFFFTFGQMILAGLAFWLRDWRKLQVAVCIPQFLFFASSWWFAESARWLVLNRRSEQALKSLHRVARINGKSEIIDKLTVETLHSHMKKEIEACRSSFTAYDLLKTRGIRRISICLIAVWFSTSFAYYGVAMDLQKFGVSIYLIQIIFGAVDIPAKIFALGMLTVLGRRVSQAACLFLSALVIFANIFVPTDMQTIRTVLACLGKGFTSASFTVVYLYTGELYPTVIRQTGMGFVSTMARVGSMAAPAVLILDEVLPALPSVVYGGAAVLAGCFACFLPETLNIPLPDTIEDVEEKWSGRKPTWQPQEGRASSGGGVVSTTEGVALKELKDTEGTGLNAL; from the exons ATGGGCTTTGGTGACCTGCTAGAGGAG GTGGGTGGGTTCGGGAGGTACCAGTGGCTCCACGTGACTCTGATCAGTCTACCTGGTTTGTTTATGGCGAGCCAGAACCTGCTGAATAACTTTGTCTCAGGAATCCCTGCCCACCACTGCAGACTCCCGGCCAATTACAGTCTTAACAACCTGTCGCACTACCAG ATGGAtgaacagcagctgctgaaaGCATTCATCCCTCCAGACTCTTCAGGAAAACTGGACCGATGCAGGAG GTATGTGGAGCCTCAGTGGCAGCTGTTAAATACAAACAACTCAGTTAATATTAGCCAGTTACAGACTGAAGAATGTTTGGACGGATGGACTTTCGACCGCTCTGAGTTCCTCGCCAGCACCGTCTCTGAG TGGGATCTGGTGTGTTCTCTACGTCCTCTTAAACAGATGATTCAGACCATCTATATGGGCGGAGTTTTAATGGGAGCCATCATCTACGGTGGCCTGTCAGACAG gtttgGGAGGCGGGCTGTCCTTATTTGGTCGTACATGCAGGTGGCCGTGCTTGGTTGTAGCTCCGCCCTCTCTCCTTCATACACTGTCTACTGCATTTTTAGGTTTCTGTGTGGGATGGCTGTGTCTGGAGTCATCCTCAATGGATTTTCACTGA AGGTGGAGTGGATCCCAACCAAAGAGAGGACAATAGTGGGCACACTTACCtcctttttctttacatttggTCAAATGATCCTGGCAGGGCTCGCCTTTTGGCTGAGAGACTGGAGGAAGCTGCAGGTGGCCGTCTGTATCCCCCAGTTCCTCTTTTTTGCGTCCAGCTG GTGGTTTGCAGAGTCGGCTCGTTGGTTGGTTCTAAACCGTCGGTCTGAGCAGGCATTAAAGAGTCTTCACCGAGTCGCTCGAATAAATGGAAAATCAGAGATAATCGACAAGTTAACAGTGGAG ACTCTACACTCTCACATGAAAAAGGAAATTGAGGCATGTCGATCATCATTCACAGCGTACGACCTGCTGAAAACCAGAGGGATTAGACGCATCTCCATCTGTCTGATAGCTGTCTG gTTCTCCACCAGTTTTGCGTACTACGGTGTGGCGATGGACCTGCAAAAGTTCGGG GTGAGTATCTACCTCATCCAGATCATCTTCGGAGCCGTTGATATTCCTGCCAAAATATTTGCTCTAGGCATGCTCACTGTCTTGGGGAGGAGAGTCTCTCAGGCGGCCTGTCTCTTCCTCTCGGCCCTCGTCATCTTTGCCAACATCTTTGTCCCTACAG ACATGCAGACCATCAGGACCGTGTTAGCGTGTCTTGGTAAAGGTTTCACCTCGGCCTCCTTCACCGTCGTCTACCTGTACACCGGAGAGCTCTACCCCACGGTCATCAG GCAAACGGGAATGGGCTTCGTCTCCACCATGGCACGAGTCGGCAGTATGGCAGCTCCTGCTGTCCTCATCCTGGACGAG GTACTCCCTGCTCTGCCCAGTGTGGTGTATGGTGGGGCAGCAGTGTTGGCTGGCTGCTTTGCCTGCTTCCTGCCGGAGACCCTGAACATACCTCTGCCTGATACCATCGAGGATGTGGAGGAGAAATG GTCTGGACGAAAGCCAACCTGGCAACCTCAAGAGGGCAGAGCTTCTTCTGGTGGTGGTGTGGTCTCAACCACTGAAGGTGTGGCTTTAAAAGAGCTGAAGGACACAGAAGGGACTGGACTCAATGCCCTCTGA
- the slc23a1 gene encoding solute carrier family 23 member 1, with protein sequence MEHDCKSQDHLEEEHQVNQPIGEDGKNKQPTGAQRPGSDMIYTIEDVPPWYLCILLGLQHYLTCFSGTVAVPFLLAEAMCVGRDQNTVSQLIGTIFTTVGITTLIQTTVGVRLPLFQASAFAFLIPAQAILSLDRWKCPSEEEIYGDWSLPLNTSHIWQPRIREIQGAIIMSSLVELVIGICGLPGLLLDYIGPLTVTPTVSLIGLSVFTTAGDRAGSHWGLSALCILLIVLFAQYLRSTSLPVPFYSRKRGLTSTRVQIFKMFPIILAIMLVWLVCYILTLTDLLPSNPDHYGHKARTDARGDIMASSPWFRVPYPCQWGLPVVTLAGVLGMLSATTAGIVESIGDYYACARLSGATPPPVHAINRGIFTEGVCCIIAGLLGTGNGSTSSSPNIGVLGITKVGSRRVVQYGAGIMFVLGSVGKFTALFASLPDPILGGMFCTLFGMITAVGLSNLQLVDLNSSRNLFVLGFSMFFGLTLPTYLDTHPNSISTGVAELDQILTVLLSTEMFVGGFLAFCLDNTIPGTRQERGLVEWRSSTSASSPSYDLPLGMDAIRRAHCLRWLPISPSFRGFRASDDPPPPKEKEEEEQKEEEEEAVDIDVHSTKV encoded by the exons ATGGAACATGACTGTAAG agtcaggatcACCTGGAAGAGGAGCACCAGGTGAACCAGCCAATTGGAGAAGATGGAAAGAACAAACAGCCAACGGGAGCGCAGAGGCCAGGGTCAGACATGATTTACACTATTGAAGATGTCCCACCCTGGTACCTGTGTATTCTACTAGGACTACAG CATTACCTGACATGTTTCAGCGGCACTGTAGCGGTGCCATTTCTTCTGGCTGAGGCCATGTGTGTTGGTCGAGACCAGAACACCGTCAGTCAGCTTATTGGAACCATTTTCACTACCGTTGGGATCACAACTCTGATCCAGACAACAGTGGGAGTCAG ACTTCCTCTGTTTCAGGCAAGTGCGTTTGCTTTCCTGATTCCTGCACAAGCAATCCTTAGTCTGGACCGCTGGAAGTGTCCCAGTGAGG AAGAGATTTATGGGGACTGGAGTCTTCCACTCAACACCTCACACATCTGGCAGCCGCGCATCAGAGAG atccAGGGGGCCATCATCATGTCCAGTCTTGTAGAGCTTGTGATTGGTATATGCGGGTTGCCAGGTTTGCTGCTGGACTACATTGGCCCGCTCACTGTCACACCAACTGTCTCACTGATCGGCCTGTCTGTGTTCACCACAGCTGGAGACAGAGCCGGGTCTCACTGGGGCCTGTCAGCACT gtgtATTTTGCTCATTGTGCTGTTTGCTCAGTACTTGAGATCGACATCGCTTCCTGTTCCTTTTTACAGCAGGAAGAGAGGACTGACCTCCACCAGAGTCCAGATCTTCAAAATGTTtcct atcaTCCTTGCCATCATGTTGGTTTGGCTCGTTTGCTACATTCTTACTCTGACTGACCTGTTACCAAGCAACCCCGATCACTACGGACACAAGGCCAGGACCGATGCCCGTGGTGACATCATGGCTTCATCACCCTGGTTCAGAGTCCCCTACCCCT GTCAGTGGGGGTTGCCAGTGGTAACGCTTGCCGGGGTGTTGGGAATGCTGAGCGCCACCACAGCAGGCATTGTGGAGTCAATTGGTGATTATTACGCCTGTGCTCGTCTGTCTGGAGCCACGCCCCCTCCAGTCCATGCCATCAACAG ggGAATCTTCACAGAAGGCGTCTGCTGCATCATCGCTGGCCTTTTAGGCACAGGAAAcggctccacctcctccagtcCAAATATAGGCGTTCTGGGCATCACCAAG GTGGGCAGCAGGCGGGTGGTGCAGTATGGAGCAGGCATTATGTTCGTGTTGGGATCAGTTGGGAAGTTCACAGCTCTGTTCGCCTCGCTGCCGGATCCGATCCTCGGAGGAATGTTCTGCACGCTGTTTG GTATGATCACAGCTGTCGGTCTGTCGAACCTGCAACTGGTGGATTTGAACTCATCCAGAAATCTTTTTGTCCTTGGGTTCTCGATGTTCTTCGGTCTGACTTTGCCAACATACCTGGACACACACCCCAACTCTATCAgcacag GTGTTGCAGAACTGGATCAGATCCTGACTGTTCTTCTGTCCACTGAGATGTTTGTTGGAGGTTTTCTGGCTTTTTGTCTTGACAACACAATACCag gCACCAGACAGGAACGGGGTTTAGTTGAATGGAGGtcttccacctctgcctcctctccctcctatGATCTTCCTCTGGGGATGGATGCAATCAGACGTGCTCACTGCCTCCGGTGGTTACCCATCAGCCCCTCCTTCAGAGGTTTCCGAGCGTCTGACGACCCTCCGCCGcccaaagagaaagaggaggaagaacagaaagaggaagaggaggaagctgTTGACATTGATGTGCACAGTACAAAAGTGTGA